One Clostridia bacterium DNA window includes the following coding sequences:
- a CDS encoding redox-sensing transcriptional repressor Rex, with protein MKTLKIPEATIIRLSVYSRYLASCDRRGIVTISSNEIAEGVGVSSAQVRKDLAYFGEFGTRGVGYNVKDLHHHIMKILGLTQKWPVVIVGAGNLGTALSMYGGFRERGFYVVGIFDNDPNKIGYKLNGVEVFPLNKLKEVAQAEKAKIGVITVPASAAQEVAEMLIDAGVKALLNFAPVVLNVPPDVELRNVDLSVNMEILTFNLGYRRGIEL; from the coding sequence TTGAAGACTTTAAAGATCCCAGAAGCCACAATTATCCGGCTGTCGGTCTATTCCAGGTACTTGGCTTCCTGTGACCGGCGGGGTATTGTCACCATCTCTTCCAATGAGATTGCGGAAGGGGTCGGTGTGAGCTCGGCACAAGTGCGCAAGGATTTGGCGTATTTCGGTGAGTTCGGTACCCGTGGTGTAGGTTACAATGTGAAAGATTTGCATCATCACATTATGAAGATTCTCGGCCTAACGCAAAAGTGGCCGGTTGTGATTGTGGGGGCAGGTAACTTAGGGACCGCTTTGTCCATGTACGGCGGCTTTAGAGAGAGAGGTTTTTACGTCGTCGGTATCTTTGATAACGACCCGAACAAAATCGGGTACAAACTCAATGGGGTGGAAGTCTTCCCCCTGAACAAGCTCAAGGAAGTAGCGCAAGCGGAGAAAGCCAAGATCGGTGTGATCACGGTGCCGGCATCAGCTGCGCAGGAAGTGGCGGAGATGCTCATTGATGCAGGCGTCAAGGCGCTGTTGAACTTTGCCCCGGTGGTGCTGAATGTGCCTCCCGATGTGGAACTGCGCAACGTCGATCTGTCCGTGAACATGGAGATCTTGACTTTCAACCTCGGCTACCGGCGAGGGATTGAATTATAA
- a CDS encoding septum formation inhibitor Maf, which produces MRLILASASPRRKMLLETLGIPFAVQASQAEEKVDQALPPEEVARQLALLKAQDVAGEVKDALVIGADTIVVLDGAVLGKPSSPQEAKDMLRRLSERRHEVITGLALVDTINGAIDLCHETTAVWFRRLEEEEIDWYVATGEPLDKAGAYGIQGKGSILVERIDGCYFNVVGLPLTRLYLMLRAKGVKLS; this is translated from the coding sequence TTGCGGCTCATACTGGCTTCTGCTTCCCCAAGAAGGAAAATGCTATTGGAAACGCTGGGTATACCTTTTGCCGTACAAGCCAGCCAAGCAGAAGAGAAAGTAGATCAGGCTTTACCGCCGGAAGAAGTGGCCAGGCAGCTGGCCCTGCTCAAAGCGCAAGATGTGGCCGGGGAAGTCAAAGATGCGCTGGTGATAGGAGCTGATACCATCGTGGTCCTGGACGGGGCAGTCCTGGGGAAACCAAGTTCCCCGCAGGAGGCCAAGGATATGCTCCGCCGCTTGAGTGAACGGCGGCATGAAGTAATAACCGGCTTGGCGCTGGTGGACACAATTAACGGAGCCATCGATCTCTGTCATGAAACCACTGCCGTTTGGTTCCGCCGGCTGGAGGAAGAGGAGATTGACTGGTATGTGGCCACCGGGGAGCCGTTGGACAAGGCCGGTGCCTACGGCATCCAGGGCAAGGGCTCCATTTTGGTTGAACGCATTGACGGCTGCTATTTCAATGTTGTGGGGCTGCCCCTGACCAGGCTCTACTTGATGTTAAGAGCTAAAGGAGTCAAGCTCTCTTAA
- a CDS encoding valine--tRNA ligase has translation MAAHEQLAKTYSPKEVEAKWYRYWEENGYFHQDVDPDREAFSIVMPPPNVTGSLHMGHALDNTLQDILTRWRRMQGYNTLWLPGTDHAGIATQARVEEEIAKEGLSKYDLGREEFLARVWDWKHTYGNRITQQLRTLGASCDWQRERFTLDEGCSRAVREVFKKLYDKGLIYRGDYIINWCPKCQTTISDIEVEHHDSQGHLWHIKYPFAEGEGFVVVATTRPETMLGDMAVAVHPEDERYRSLIGKKVILPLVNREIPVIADEYVDPEFGTGVVKITPSHDPNDFEVALRHNLPGLAVMDKQGRMNENAGPYEGLDRYECRKKIVDDLKAQDLLLKVEEHQHAVGQCYRCDTVIEPMVSKQWFVKMKPLAEPAMRAVEEGRIRFVPERFTKIYLNWLENIRDWCISRQLWWGHRIPVWYCRDCEAEICALDEPAVCPQCGSKNLEQDPDVLDTWFSSALWPFSTMGWPEETEDLKKFYPTSVLVTGRDIIFFWVARMIFMGLEFMQDVPFRDVFIHGLVLDAQGRKMSKSLGNGIDPVEVIEQYGADTLRFMLITGNTPGNDLRFQFERLEGARNFCNKIWNASRFALMHLEDMDPKAPRDNLELSDRWILSRLNQTVSLVTQNLERYELGEAARELYDFIWSEFCDWYIELVKPRLYGKVTPESRATAQQVLWYTLSEILRLLHPFMPFISEEIWQHLPHREGSLMLEKWPEFKEELHNPAAEKQMSLMMDVIRTIRNLRAELNVAPGKKAEVIIEANSRENYQLLDTGLSYINLLAAAEPVTLEIELAEKPAQALAGVAEGGVEVFLPFAGLIDVEAEKNRLAKELQGLEKERQRIEAKCQNPNFLAKAPAEVVAKEKAKLEELLAKETALKERLALFAGTTK, from the coding sequence ATGGCTGCACATGAACAACTTGCTAAGACTTATAGTCCCAAAGAAGTAGAAGCCAAGTGGTATCGTTACTGGGAAGAAAACGGCTATTTTCACCAGGACGTGGACCCGGATAGAGAAGCTTTTTCCATCGTGATGCCCCCGCCCAACGTCACCGGTTCCCTGCACATGGGCCATGCCCTGGACAATACTCTCCAGGACATTTTGACCCGCTGGCGGCGGATGCAGGGTTATAATACTCTGTGGCTGCCCGGCACGGACCATGCCGGGATTGCGACCCAGGCCCGGGTAGAGGAAGAAATTGCTAAGGAAGGGCTGTCCAAGTATGATTTGGGCCGGGAAGAATTCCTGGCACGAGTGTGGGATTGGAAACATACTTACGGCAACCGGATTACCCAGCAGCTCAGGACCTTAGGGGCTTCCTGCGACTGGCAGCGGGAAAGGTTCACCCTGGACGAGGGCTGCTCCAGGGCCGTGCGGGAAGTCTTCAAGAAGCTGTATGATAAAGGCCTGATCTACCGGGGCGATTACATCATCAACTGGTGCCCGAAATGCCAGACCACGATTTCCGATATTGAAGTGGAACACCACGACTCCCAGGGGCATTTGTGGCATATCAAATATCCTTTTGCTGAGGGAGAAGGGTTTGTGGTAGTGGCTACCACCAGGCCTGAAACCATGCTGGGAGATATGGCGGTGGCCGTGCACCCGGAAGATGAACGCTACCGGTCGTTAATCGGCAAGAAGGTGATCCTGCCCCTGGTCAACCGGGAAATCCCGGTGATTGCCGATGAGTATGTGGACCCGGAATTCGGTACCGGCGTGGTGAAAATCACTCCTTCCCATGATCCCAATGACTTTGAAGTGGCCCTGCGGCACAACTTGCCGGGGCTGGCGGTCATGGATAAACAGGGCCGCATGAATGAGAACGCCGGGCCTTACGAGGGTTTAGACCGTTATGAGTGCCGTAAGAAAATCGTCGATGATTTAAAGGCCCAAGATTTACTCCTGAAAGTCGAGGAACACCAGCACGCGGTAGGCCAGTGCTACCGGTGTGATACGGTCATTGAGCCGATGGTTTCCAAGCAATGGTTTGTGAAAATGAAGCCCCTGGCGGAACCGGCCATGCGGGCGGTGGAAGAAGGCCGCATCCGGTTTGTGCCGGAGCGGTTCACCAAGATCTACCTGAACTGGCTGGAAAATATCAGGGATTGGTGTATTTCCAGGCAGCTGTGGTGGGGCCACCGGATTCCCGTCTGGTACTGCCGGGATTGCGAGGCGGAAATCTGTGCCCTGGATGAGCCGGCGGTTTGCCCGCAGTGCGGCTCCAAGAACCTGGAGCAAGATCCCGATGTGCTGGACACCTGGTTCAGCTCCGCCCTCTGGCCTTTTTCCACTATGGGCTGGCCGGAAGAAACGGAAGACCTCAAGAAATTCTATCCCACCAGCGTCTTGGTCACCGGCCGTGACATCATCTTCTTCTGGGTGGCCAGGATGATCTTCATGGGCTTGGAATTCATGCAGGATGTGCCCTTTAGGGACGTCTTCATCCACGGGCTGGTACTGGATGCCCAGGGGCGCAAGATGAGTAAATCCCTCGGTAACGGTATTGATCCGGTGGAAGTGATTGAGCAGTACGGGGCTGATACCCTGCGGTTCATGCTTATTACCGGCAATACCCCGGGCAACGACCTGCGGTTCCAGTTCGAAAGGCTGGAAGGGGCTAGGAATTTCTGCAACAAGATCTGGAACGCCTCCCGGTTCGCCCTCATGCATTTAGAGGATATGGATCCCAAGGCACCCCGGGACAACCTGGAGCTGTCGGATCGCTGGATCTTAAGCCGCTTGAATCAGACTGTGAGCCTGGTGACCCAGAATTTAGAACGATATGAGCTGGGCGAAGCGGCCCGGGAACTTTACGATTTCATCTGGAGTGAATTCTGCGACTGGTATATTGAACTGGTGAAACCCAGGCTCTACGGCAAGGTCACCCCGGAAAGCAGGGCCACGGCTCAACAAGTGCTGTGGTATACCTTAAGCGAGATTCTCAGGCTGCTTCATCCTTTCATGCCGTTCATCAGCGAGGAGATTTGGCAGCACCTGCCCCACCGGGAAGGCAGCTTGATGCTGGAGAAGTGGCCGGAGTTTAAAGAAGAACTGCATAACCCCGCCGCCGAAAAACAAATGTCCCTCATGATGGACGTCATCAGGACCATTCGCAATTTGCGGGCGGAGTTAAACGTTGCCCCGGGGAAAAAAGCGGAAGTGATCATTGAAGCCAACAGCCGGGAGAACTATCAGCTGCTGGACACGGGGTTGTCCTATATTAACCTGCTGGCCGCTGCGGAACCCGTGACCCTTGAGATAGAGCTGGCGGAAAAGCCGGCCCAAGCTTTAGCAGGAGTTGCGGAAGGGGGCGTGGAAGTGTTCCTGCCCTTTGCCGGCCTGATCGATGTGGAGGCGGAGAAAAACCGGTTGGCCAAAGAGCTGCAGGGATTGGAAAAAGAACGGCAGAGAATTGAAGCCAAGTGCCAGAACCCCAATTTCCTGGCGAAGGCACCGGCGGAAGTGGTGGCCAAGGAAAAAGCCAAACTGGAGGAATTGCTGGCGAAAGAGACGGCGTTAAAAGAACGATTGGCCCTTTTTGCCGGCACGACCAAGTAA
- a CDS encoding bifunctional folylpolyglutamate synthase/dihydrofolate synthase translates to MTYAEALAFLRDLTKFGYNLGLERITRLLHLLGNPQAGLKVIHIGGTNGKGSTSAMVTSILKEAGYKVGLFTSPHLHRYTERMTINGEEIPEEKVAALLTEIRPLLEQMVQEGCEHPTEFEVNTALALLYFAREKVDFAVLEVGLGGAIDSTNVVNPLVAVITNVGMDHMDYLGNTIEEITRVKGGIIKPHCQVVTGADRPEVIRILEEIAREKQAHLRRLGRDYRVEVVSSTMDGVTFNLKGPGVAYDHLQVSLLGEHQAINGALAVAAVHSLAAYGYEIPWEAVYRGLKEARWPARLEVVRRNPTVLIDGAHNVDGARTLRRALEQLFAYDKLVLVLGILGDKEREKVLELLAPLAAVLVVTKPNNPRAGNWEEVAALGARLVKQVIVRPDTKEAVDAALALAGPQDLVCITGSLYMVADARGHLLGLS, encoded by the coding sequence ATGACCTATGCAGAAGCACTAGCATTTTTGCGGGACTTGACGAAATTTGGTTATAACCTGGGCCTGGAGAGGATTACCCGACTGCTGCACCTGTTGGGTAATCCCCAGGCAGGACTGAAGGTTATTCATATCGGGGGCACTAACGGGAAGGGCTCCACCTCGGCCATGGTGACTTCCATTTTAAAGGAGGCGGGATACAAGGTGGGCCTCTTTACCTCCCCGCACCTGCACCGCTACACGGAACGCATGACCATCAACGGGGAAGAAATTCCTGAAGAAAAGGTGGCAGCTCTGCTGACGGAAATCCGGCCCCTGTTGGAGCAGATGGTGCAAGAAGGATGTGAACACCCGACGGAGTTTGAGGTGAACACGGCCCTGGCCCTATTATATTTTGCCAGGGAAAAGGTGGACTTTGCCGTGCTGGAAGTGGGCCTGGGGGGAGCCATCGACTCCACCAATGTGGTCAATCCCCTGGTAGCCGTGATCACCAATGTGGGGATGGACCACATGGATTACCTGGGCAATACCATCGAGGAGATTACCCGGGTCAAAGGAGGCATCATTAAGCCTCACTGCCAAGTGGTCACCGGTGCGGACCGGCCGGAAGTGATCAGGATTCTAGAGGAAATCGCCCGGGAAAAGCAGGCTCACCTCCGGCGGCTGGGCCGGGACTACCGGGTGGAAGTGGTATCCAGTACCATGGATGGGGTCACCTTTAATCTTAAAGGGCCCGGTGTGGCATACGATCACCTGCAGGTGTCCCTCTTAGGGGAGCACCAGGCCATCAACGGCGCCCTGGCGGTGGCGGCGGTGCACAGTTTAGCGGCGTATGGTTATGAGATTCCCTGGGAGGCCGTCTACCGGGGCCTGAAGGAAGCCCGGTGGCCGGCGCGGCTGGAGGTGGTGCGGCGCAACCCAACGGTCTTAATCGACGGGGCTCACAACGTGGACGGGGCCCGTACCTTGCGCCGGGCTTTGGAACAGTTATTTGCCTATGATAAGCTGGTCTTAGTCCTGGGTATACTGGGTGATAAGGAAAGGGAGAAAGTACTGGAGCTGCTGGCCCCCCTGGCAGCGGTGCTGGTGGTGACCAAGCCCAACAACCCCAGGGCCGGGAACTGGGAGGAAGTAGCGGCCCTGGGCGCCCGCCTGGTGAAGCAGGTGATAGTGCGGCCGGACACTAAGGAAGCGGTGGATGCGGCTTTAGCCCTGGCGGGACCCCAGGACCTGGTTTGCATTACCGGTTCTCTATACATGGTGGCGGACGCCAGGGGGCATTTGCTGGGCCTATCTTAA